From Methanosarcina lacustris Z-7289, one genomic window encodes:
- a CDS encoding glycosyltransferase family 2 protein, which produces MTITIAAMPAYNEAHSIAEVIKGCKKYVDRVVVVDDGSTDNTVDIAESLGAYVVRHEINRGYGAALKNCFEAARNLDAGAMIIIDSDGQHDPSEIPQLLEPLKQGFDLVIGSRFVNGNGKNVPIYRKFGMKVLDVATYIAGGLNVTDSQSGFRAYGKKAIENINLNGTDMSAGSEILIQARDHKLKFTEVEIHCRYDIEDCSSEHPFIHGPRVLFKILKDMEYRCPLYYFAVPGLIMTSIGFLMGLKFLQDYIMGGYLRFGPTLLMVMLTIIGAFMIFTGIILHAISRMIFLNEQIRKQ; this is translated from the coding sequence ATGACCATTACTATTGCAGCCATGCCTGCGTATAACGAAGCCCATTCAATTGCAGAGGTTATCAAAGGCTGCAAAAAATATGTCGACAGGGTGGTGGTCGTGGACGACGGGAGTACGGACAATACTGTAGATATCGCTGAATCCCTTGGTGCCTACGTAGTTCGCCACGAAATTAACAGAGGATACGGGGCAGCTCTGAAAAACTGTTTTGAAGCCGCCCGCAATCTCGACGCGGGTGCCATGATCATAATCGATTCCGATGGTCAGCACGATCCTTCCGAAATCCCCCAGCTTCTTGAGCCCTTAAAACAGGGATTTGACCTTGTGATCGGTTCAAGGTTCGTCAACGGCAACGGGAAAAATGTCCCTATTTACCGTAAGTTTGGAATGAAAGTCCTTGATGTTGCAACTTACATAGCAGGCGGTCTCAATGTCACTGATTCACAGAGTGGTTTCCGGGCGTATGGCAAAAAAGCTATTGAAAATATAAACCTTAACGGCACTGATATGTCTGCAGGCTCCGAAATTCTCATTCAGGCAAGAGACCATAAACTGAAATTTACGGAAGTAGAAATTCACTGCAGGTATGATATTGAGGATTGTTCCAGTGAGCATCCTTTCATACATGGCCCCAGAGTCCTGTTTAAGATTCTGAAAGATATGGAGTACAGGTGCCCCCTGTACTATTTTGCTGTTCCGGGCCTGATTATGACATCCATAGGCTTTCTTATGGGACTGAAGTTTTTGCAGGATTACATTATGGGAGGATACCTGCGTTTCGGCCCCACGCTCCTTATGGTGATGCTGACAATTATAGGGGCTTTTATGATATTTACAGGAATCATACTGCACGCCATTTCAAGAATGATATTTCTGAATGAACAGATTCGAAAACAATAA
- a CDS encoding glycosyltransferase yields the protein MEYPFVSVVVGIRNEEKFIEECIESLLHLDYPQASYEIIIVDGMSTDKTRDIVQKYPVRLLLNERKNVAAARNLGVENARGDLVAFTDGDCKVYPGWLKTLVSEMINAPEDVACVGGPNLIFDTDPVFGRVVGHAQETFLGSGGSAQSKNSTKKHYVSSLPNCNAMYKKNTIREAGYFDERFVVGQDGDLNYRINKIGYKFLYIPEAKVLHHRRGTFKSFSVRMFKYGMWMAELFKKHGEFVRWYAFLPSIAILFAVLSLIVSLVYTAPIVVLLVLMALYFVLVFVTSIQVIYKMKSKYGLFALFVIPVQHVAYGLGFLYSFANSLFLSKARSPSDI from the coding sequence ATGGAATATCCTTTTGTATCGGTCGTAGTAGGTATTCGCAACGAAGAAAAATTCATTGAAGAATGCATTGAGTCCCTTCTTCATCTCGATTACCCTCAGGCTTCTTATGAGATTATTATCGTCGACGGAATGTCCACTGATAAAACCAGGGATATCGTACAGAAATACCCTGTCCGGCTCCTTCTTAATGAACGAAAAAATGTTGCAGCAGCAAGGAACCTTGGAGTGGAAAATGCTCGGGGAGATCTTGTCGCATTTACGGATGGGGACTGCAAAGTCTATCCCGGGTGGCTGAAAACACTTGTCAGTGAAATGATAAATGCCCCAGAGGATGTGGCATGTGTTGGCGGCCCGAACTTAATATTCGACACTGACCCTGTATTTGGCAGGGTGGTAGGGCATGCCCAGGAAACTTTTCTGGGTTCCGGCGGTTCGGCCCAATCAAAAAATTCCACAAAGAAACATTATGTCAGTTCCCTCCCGAATTGCAACGCGATGTACAAAAAAAATACAATCCGGGAAGCCGGGTATTTTGATGAGCGTTTTGTAGTGGGCCAGGACGGGGACCTCAATTACAGAATAAACAAAATCGGTTATAAATTTCTGTATATTCCTGAAGCAAAAGTGCTTCACCACAGAAGAGGGACCTTCAAGTCATTTTCCGTACGAATGTTCAAATATGGCATGTGGATGGCTGAGCTTTTCAAAAAACACGGTGAGTTCGTTCGCTGGTATGCCTTTTTACCTTCGATTGCCATACTTTTTGCTGTCCTTTCACTTATTGTTTCTCTTGTATATACAGCACCGATAGTAGTTCTGCTAGTACTGATGGCCTTATATTTCGTTCTGGTCTTTGTTACCTCAATTCAGGTAATCTATAAGATGAAATCAAAGTATGGCCTCTTTGCTCTGTTTGTGATCCCTGTGCAGCACGTTGCCTATGGGCTGGGTTTTTTGTACAG